The stretch of DNA GCCTTCGTGCGCACGGGCCAGCAGCCCCGGCGAGAACTTGACGCCGCCGCCGCGCAGCGCCTCGTCGATATCCAGCGTGCCTATCAGCCGCTCTTCGCTGGCGCCCAGCGGCAGCGTGACGAAACTGCCGCTGGGCAGCAGCTCGGCCAGGGAGCGAGCCGCGGTCGACTTCGCCGTTCCCCGAGGCCCGCTGACCAGCAGTCCGCCGATCGAAGGGTCGACCGCCACCAGCAGCAACGCAAGGCGCAGCGCTTGCTGGCCTATCAGCGCGGACAGCGGGAACGGCAAGGGCAATGGGGTGGTTTTTTCTGCTGAAACACGGGTCAAGCCAATCTCCCTTCCAGTTCCTGTTCGGCATCGAGCAGATGCGCTTGGACCTGATCTCGATAGGTGCCGGGCTCTTGCCACAGCTTGCGGTCCATGGCTTGCAGCAGGCGTTCGCAGACGGAGCGCAACGCATCCGGATTATGCCGCCGCATAAATTCGCGCGTATCCGCGTCGTTCAGACAGGCATCCGTCACGAGCGCGTATTGATGATCGGAAACCACCCGCGCGGTCGCATCGTATCCGAACAGATAATCGATCGTCGCGGCGATCTCGGCCGCGCCCTTGTAGCCATGCCGCTTGACGCCATCGAGCCATTTCGGATTGACGACGCGCGAGCGGATCACCCGCGCGATCTCCTCGCTCAAAGGCCGGATGTGCGGTGCGTCGGGATTGCTGTGATCGGCGTGATAGACCTGGGGCTGCGTACCGGAAAAGTGACGCACAGCGGCGGTCATGCCTCCCTGGAACTGGTAATAGTCGTTCGAGTCGAGCAGATCGTGTTCCCGGTTGTCCTGGTTCTGCAGCACGACATCGATGCTGGCCAGGCGCGTCGCGAAGACGGCGTGCGCCTGTTCGCCGGAGCCGGCCTGCGTATAGGCATAACCGCCAAAAGCACGATAGGCCTGCGCCAGATCTTCGTCGGTCTGCCAGGCGCCGGAATCGATCATCTGCTGCAGACCGGCACCGTAGCTGCCCGGCCTGGAACTGAATACCCGCCAGCCCGCCCGCTTGCGCGCCTCTGCCTCCTGGACACCGCGCGCCATCCAGGCATCGCATTCGCGCAGCACGCGCGCCCGGATCGGATTGATGTCTTGCGGTTCGTCGTCAAGACCGGCTACAGCCTGCACCGCGGCATCGAACAAATGCATCACATTGGGAAATGCGTCGCGAAAAAAACCGGACACCCGCAATGTCACATCGATGCGGGGACGATCGAGAACGCCGGCAGGCAATATCTCGAAGTCGGTCACGCGATGGCTGCCCGGCGCCCACTTTGGCCGCACGCCCAGCAAGGCGAAGGCCTGGGCGATATCGTCTCCGCCCGTGCGCATCGTGGCGGTACCCCAGATCGACAGGCCGATCCCACGCGGATAATCGCCGTGTTCCTGCACGTGGCGCTCAATCAGCTGGCGTGCGGATTTGACGCCGAGCGACCAGGCGGTCTGAGTCGGAATCGCCCGGGTGTCCACCGAATAGAAATTGCGCCCTGTCGGCAGCACGTCGGGACGGCCGCGCGAAGGCGAGCCGCTGGGTCCGGGGGGCACGAAGCGGCCTTCCAGCCCGCGCATCAGGTGACGCAGCTCCTGGCTGCCGCAGGCATCAAGCCGGGGCTGGAGGTCCTCGCGGACGCGGGCCAGCACCTCCCGAGTGGCCGGCATGTCGCGGACGAGATCGGCGCCGTCGGACACGCCGATCTGTTCCAGAAAGCGGGTCGCCAGCAGTTCCAGCCGCTCGCGCGTGTCACCGCAATGGCGCCAGGGCGCGTCGCTGACCTGCGCAAGCAAAGCGGGACGCGCGCCGGTCCACGGCGTCGACCATTGCGCCGCCAGCGGATCGAACTGGTCGTCTAGGCGCAAGTCCCGAGCCAAGGCATCGATCAGCCCGGCATTGCGGCCCCGGCCGTCGTCAATGGGAAAACGGGCCAGCGCCAGCAGGGTATCGCGCCGTTCGCGTCCGACAGGCGAGCGGCCGAAGATATGCAGGCCATCCCGGATCTGCGCTTCCTTCAGTTCGCACAACCATGCATCCACACGCGTCAGGAGCCGGTCTTCTTCGTCTTTTTCCGTTGGCTTGACCAGACTCAATTCGTCGTGCAACCGGTGCTCGATGATGGCATCGAGGATCATTGCGCGCAGCAGTTTCGCACGGCGCGCATCGACCATCAGCGCCTCGTAGTATTCGTCGACCTGGCGCTCCAGGTCCTGCAGCGGCCCGTAGGATTCCGCCCGTGTCAGCGGCGGCATCAGATGATCGATGATGACTGCCTGCGCGCGGCGTTTGGCCTGACTGCCCTCTCCTGGGTCGTTGACAATGAACGGATACAGATGCGGCACCGGCCCGAGGGTCAGGTCGGGCCAGCAACTGCCGCTCAGCGCGATACTCTTGCCTGGCAGCCATTCGAGGCTGCCGTGCTTGCCCACGTGCACGACGGCGTCGACCAGAAATACCTGGCGAAGCCAGAAATAAAACGCCAGATAAGCGTGCGGCGGTACGAGATCGGCATCGTGATAGCTCGCGTAGTCGCCGTCCTCGCGGGACCGCGAAGGCTGAATGCCGACGAACACGCCTGCGCAGCGCCAGCCGGCGATCATGAAGCGCCCGTTGCGCACGGTCGGATCTTCGTGAGGCAGCCCCCAGCGCTCGTTCAGGGCATCGCGCAGCTCGGCCGGCAGTCCGGCGAATTCGGCCAGATAGTCGTCCAGCGCATAGCTTTGCAGCGCAGGGCGCAGCGCTCGCGACTCGGCATCGTTGGTCACGCCTGCGGTCAGGCGCGACATCAACGCCTGGCCGTCGGAGGGAATTTCGTCGACCCGATAGCCCTCGGCGCGCAGCCGCTTCAAAATCTCGATGACAGAAGCGGGCGTATCCAGTCCCACGCCATTGCCTAT from Bordetella sp. FB-8 encodes:
- the cobN gene encoding cobaltochelatase subunit CobN; translated protein: MHLLRTVPGGFVDDTAGVVRIDQRPADIVVLSSADTTLSLLASVVDRLGDDFPSLRLANVTYLRQPASVDFYVEDVLRHARVVVVDHLGGEAYWPYGIEQLVDLAQREGQMLAMFSGDLQEDPHLIARSTASPAFCARLWRYLREGGPANAEAFLRAIAWHALEWGDEPALPVAVPNAAVYHPLSNTAVAADWQARWKPGAPVVAILFYRAHLQSANTAVFDALIDALERRGLNPLPIAITSLKDVTSRDFVARLCDAHEVTLVLNTTSFAASTPEDPGRSPAFGLDAPVFQVILSGGNREDWVKDSQGLNSRDIAMHVALPEVDGRIITRAISFKGLAYRCEKTEVDVVRYQPDIERTAFVAELSRRWCRLRSRRNDEKRLALVLANYPANDGRIGNGVGLDTPASVIEILKRLRAEGYRVDEIPSDGQALMSRLTAGVTNDAESRALRPALQSYALDDYLAEFAGLPAELRDALNERWGLPHEDPTVRNGRFMIAGWRCAGVFVGIQPSRSREDGDYASYHDADLVPPHAYLAFYFWLRQVFLVDAVVHVGKHGSLEWLPGKSIALSGSCWPDLTLGPVPHLYPFIVNDPGEGSQAKRRAQAVIIDHLMPPLTRAESYGPLQDLERQVDEYYEALMVDARRAKLLRAMILDAIIEHRLHDELSLVKPTEKDEEDRLLTRVDAWLCELKEAQIRDGLHIFGRSPVGRERRDTLLALARFPIDDGRGRNAGLIDALARDLRLDDQFDPLAAQWSTPWTGARPALLAQVSDAPWRHCGDTRERLELLATRFLEQIGVSDGADLVRDMPATREVLARVREDLQPRLDACGSQELRHLMRGLEGRFVPPGPSGSPSRGRPDVLPTGRNFYSVDTRAIPTQTAWSLGVKSARQLIERHVQEHGDYPRGIGLSIWGTATMRTGGDDIAQAFALLGVRPKWAPGSHRVTDFEILPAGVLDRPRIDVTLRVSGFFRDAFPNVMHLFDAAVQAVAGLDDEPQDINPIRARVLRECDAWMARGVQEAEARKRAGWRVFSSRPGSYGAGLQQMIDSGAWQTDEDLAQAYRAFGGYAYTQAGSGEQAHAVFATRLASIDVVLQNQDNREHDLLDSNDYYQFQGGMTAAVRHFSGTQPQVYHADHSNPDAPHIRPLSEEIARVIRSRVVNPKWLDGVKRHGYKGAAEIAATIDYLFGYDATARVVSDHQYALVTDACLNDADTREFMRRHNPDALRSVCERLLQAMDRKLWQEPGTYRDQVQAHLLDAEQELEGRLA